The following proteins are co-located in the Xiphophorus maculatus strain JP 163 A chromosome 8, X_maculatus-5.0-male, whole genome shotgun sequence genome:
- the esm1 gene encoding endothelial cell-specific molecule 1, which translates to MLYPATPRPVMSLLLLTVLSSLLLHDAEAWSAGVKYAVNCPDRCRGDRCGDPRGCTRTVLDDCGCCQVCAAGRNEHCYRTVSGMHGVKCGPGLFCEFYKDEDDYGDEYGMCKDCPYGTYGVECRQTCGCKGGICDRETGACLTLTFFAKIASKLKTGPQTGSEVGSVQAVAQSTDRSTAPKRLNPR; encoded by the exons ATGCTCTATCCAGCCACCCCGCGTCCAGTGATGTCCCTCCTGCTCCTCACGGTGCTCTCCTCACTCCTGCTGCATGATGCTGAGGCGTGGAGCGCCGGCGTGAAGTATGCGGTGAACTGCCCGGACAGATGCAGAGGGGATCGCTGCGGCGACCCGCGGGGCTGTACGCGGACCGTCCTGGACGACTGCGGCTGCTGCCAGGTCTGCGCGGCCGGCAGAAACGAGCACTGTTACCGCACGGTGTCGGGGATGCACGGCGTCAAGTGCGGACCGGGGCTGTTCTGCGAGTTCTACAAGGATGAGGACGATTATGGAGACGAATACGGGATGTGCAAAG ACTGCCCATATGGGACGTATGGGGTTGAGTGCCGCCAGACCTGCGGCTGCAAAGGAGGCATTTGTGACAGGGAAACTGGAGCTTGTCTTACCCTCACATTCTTCGCCAAAATTGCCAGCAAGCTCAAAACTGGACCACAAACAG GGTCTGAAGTGGGATCAGTACAAGCGGTTGCACAGAGCACAGACAGATCCACTGCTCCAAAAAGACTGAACCCTCGctga